A genome region from Pseudoalteromonas tetraodonis includes the following:
- a CDS encoding TnsA endonuclease N-terminal domain-containing protein, whose product MLSTTNMSGEAQMSLKLNEIVEEAYVPDKDYQPGATVHTVSSKGQMRRVKSRTTGRIEHTLSLLEYMVFIILDMDPQVVDIQSQYPHDLKTTLKLAHDLGINHSPQYEPEKKPLTTDFVVTLDGPEHEMFGVYVKYVQDLKGWRTIEKLQLERASLARLGIPLYVVTEEQICRKTHRTLEWIIGANLDDCDVDELYSHVATIENVFLSNPDERIHNLLVALDEEKGGQDGTYLYRFKQLVQLGAFFLKFDRDFFDLRGADIQVVNEVLHA is encoded by the coding sequence ATGTTAAGTACCACGAATATGAGTGGCGAGGCTCAAATGAGTCTTAAGTTAAATGAAATTGTCGAAGAAGCTTATGTTCCAGACAAAGATTATCAGCCTGGTGCTACTGTGCACACGGTTTCTTCAAAGGGTCAAATGCGACGAGTTAAAAGTCGCACAACTGGGCGCATTGAACATACACTGTCTTTACTTGAATATATGGTGTTCATCATTTTGGATATGGATCCTCAAGTGGTCGACATTCAATCTCAGTACCCACATGACCTAAAAACCACGTTGAAGCTAGCCCATGATTTAGGGATTAACCACTCGCCACAGTACGAGCCAGAGAAAAAGCCTCTAACAACCGATTTTGTTGTTACGCTTGACGGTCCTGAACATGAAATGTTTGGTGTTTATGTAAAATACGTACAAGATTTAAAAGGATGGCGGACGATTGAAAAGCTTCAATTAGAACGAGCTTCGTTGGCTCGACTTGGCATTCCGTTGTATGTGGTTACGGAAGAACAAATTTGTAGGAAAACCCACCGTACTCTGGAGTGGATAATTGGCGCGAACCTAGATGATTGTGATGTTGATGAGCTTTACTCTCATGTTGCCACAATTGAGAACGTTTTTCTCAGCAACCCAGACGAACGAATTCATAATTTACTTGTTGCTCTTGATGAAGAAAAAGGGGGTCAGGATGGCACCTACCTTTACAGGTTTAAGCAACTCGTGCAGCTTGGTGCTTTCTTTTTGAAATTTGACAGAGACTTCTTTGACCTAAGGGGAGCTGACATTCAAGTTGTAAATGAGGTGCTTCATGCTTGA
- a CDS encoding helix-turn-helix transcriptional regulator, translating to MKNDERLDIDALVEGVLSLDDFTQEGFVVVPHHKGSLHPSVYFAHLFLLKSNGVSREDIINRLGITENFFNKFLQGKVSVNLDFAKKLGDTTGMPHDFWLRIQCKFDDTHCD from the coding sequence TTGAAAAATGATGAACGATTAGACATTGATGCTTTAGTTGAGGGCGTATTATCTCTTGATGATTTTACTCAGGAGGGTTTCGTTGTTGTTCCTCATCACAAAGGCTCGCTCCATCCATCTGTGTATTTCGCCCATTTATTTTTACTCAAGAGTAATGGTGTTAGTAGAGAAGATATAATTAATCGCTTAGGCATTACCGAAAACTTTTTCAACAAATTTCTACAAGGAAAGGTGAGTGTTAACTTAGACTTCGCCAAAAAACTTGGAGATACTACTGGCATGCCTCACGACTTCTGGTTGCGTATTCAGTGTAAGTTTGATGACACACATTGTGACTAA
- a CDS encoding retron Ec67 family RNA-directed DNA polymerase/endonuclease, with amino-acid sequence MIHRRNYLLLKQAKTKSELASILGVSAAFLTKTLYKPGVQSHVNSHYHQFDITKKSGGVRTISAPSAELKDLQRKLSDLLLDCKTVIQLDNKIECSLSHGFEREKSIITNARIHRGKKNVLNLDLADFFGSFNFGRVRGYFIANKDFKLDPHIATVIAQIACYKDTLPQGSPCSPVIANLITNSLDVKLSKLAKRNGCSYTRYADDITFSTRKKSFPAAIVSDIENLTLGSKLLGEIRRAGFSVNPKKTRLQFKDSRQEATGLVVNKKVSVKSEYWRLTRAMAHFLFKTGKFQVAEQDGSFRDGNISELEGRLTFIDSIDFYNNLEKKKHPEPKFEPKIHSGLNKFKGKLNSREKVYGRFLQYKHFFANEYPTILTEGKTDNVYLKSALSRLQAVYPNLVTPKSATAAYSPKLKFPELNRKTMYLLDIGDGATPFVRFVQRYADELKSFEKKKAKNPVILVLDNDTGPNDLLNHLVKNVKSCPNDKATLKSGGFIHLFHNLYLILTPLNAGGKDSAMEDLFDDATLGRTINGKTFSAAKHFDETKHFGKHIFSTKVVRSGKANINFDKFKYIFDEIEKVKQHFSKL; translated from the coding sequence TTGATTCATAGAAGAAACTATTTGCTGCTTAAGCAGGCTAAAACCAAATCTGAGTTAGCCTCAATACTAGGCGTTTCAGCTGCTTTTCTTACTAAAACTTTGTATAAACCAGGCGTTCAGTCGCACGTAAATTCGCATTATCACCAATTTGATATTACTAAAAAGTCTGGTGGTGTCAGAACTATCAGTGCACCATCAGCTGAATTAAAAGACCTACAACGCAAATTGTCAGATTTACTGTTGGATTGTAAAACGGTCATTCAGCTTGACAACAAGATTGAATGCAGTCTTTCTCATGGCTTTGAGCGAGAAAAATCCATTATTACTAACGCACGTATACATCGTGGAAAAAAGAATGTATTAAATTTAGATCTAGCGGATTTTTTTGGTAGCTTCAATTTTGGTAGAGTTCGGGGGTACTTCATTGCCAACAAGGATTTCAAGTTAGATCCCCATATTGCAACAGTTATTGCTCAGATCGCTTGCTATAAAGATACCCTGCCTCAAGGTAGCCCATGCTCTCCAGTAATAGCAAATCTAATAACTAACAGTCTCGATGTGAAATTATCAAAGTTAGCTAAAAGAAATGGCTGTTCTTATACCAGGTATGCCGATGATATTACTTTTTCAACCAGAAAAAAGAGCTTTCCCGCTGCCATAGTTAGCGACATTGAAAATTTAACATTAGGTTCAAAGCTATTAGGTGAAATAAGGCGAGCTGGATTTTCCGTAAACCCCAAAAAAACTAGGCTACAATTTAAAGATTCAAGGCAAGAGGCTACGGGCCTAGTTGTAAACAAAAAAGTAAGTGTTAAATCAGAATATTGGCGTCTGACCAGAGCAATGGCCCACTTTCTATTTAAAACTGGAAAATTTCAAGTTGCCGAACAAGATGGCTCCTTTAGAGATGGGAATATTTCGGAGTTAGAAGGCAGGTTAACTTTTATCGACTCTATCGATTTTTATAATAACTTAGAGAAAAAGAAGCACCCGGAACCCAAATTTGAACCAAAGATCCACTCTGGACTCAACAAATTCAAAGGCAAATTAAACTCACGAGAAAAAGTGTATGGTAGATTTCTCCAATACAAACATTTTTTTGCGAATGAATACCCAACAATTTTGACTGAAGGTAAAACAGATAACGTTTACTTAAAAAGTGCTTTAAGTCGCCTTCAAGCTGTTTACCCTAATTTAGTAACCCCAAAATCAGCTACCGCAGCTTACTCACCCAAACTAAAGTTTCCCGAATTGAATCGTAAAACAATGTATTTACTCGATATAGGTGATGGTGCGACACCATTTGTTAGATTTGTTCAAAGATATGCCGATGAGTTAAAGAGCTTTGAAAAGAAGAAAGCTAAAAATCCTGTAATTCTAGTGTTGGATAATGATACAGGCCCTAATGACTTATTGAACCATTTAGTGAAGAACGTTAAATCATGCCCTAACGATAAAGCCACATTAAAGAGCGGTGGCTTTATTCATTTATTCCATAATTTGTATCTTATTTTGACACCTCTCAATGCTGGAGGAAAAGATTCAGCAATGGAAGATCTATTTGACGATGCAACACTTGGTCGTACTATCAATGGAAAAACTTTTTCAGCGGCTAAACACTTTGATGAAACCAAACACTTCGGCAAACATATCTTTTCAACTAAAGTAGTGCGGTCAGGTAAAGCAAATATCAATTTTGATAAGTTTAAGTATATTTTTGATGAAATTGAGAAAGTTAAGCAACATTTTTCAAAATTATGA
- a CDS encoding metallophosphoesterase, whose protein sequence is MLQCRDRKMKLAIFSDIHNEFGVWHPPKLDADVVILAGDIHSKHRGAQWATESFDVPVIYVPGNHEYYGSNIDSVNKKLKEQVENSHVHVLLNENINIGGVNFIGSTLWTDFKLFGEKKQRECSFYAGSRINDYERIRLNDNGKYRKLRTADTQGFFDNSVSFIEKTLAKNTNNKTVIVTHHAPSDRSTPQQYKDDLLSASFSSNLEKLLAQYDINLWVHGHTHHNVDYMLSGTRVVSNQRGYAKVEENTSFCETYTIEV, encoded by the coding sequence TTGTTGCAATGTAGAGATAGAAAAATGAAATTAGCTATTTTTTCAGATATTCATAATGAATTTGGTGTTTGGCACCCTCCTAAACTAGATGCCGACGTGGTCATTCTGGCTGGTGATATACACTCCAAGCACCGCGGTGCTCAATGGGCTACTGAGTCCTTTGATGTACCCGTAATCTATGTACCGGGCAACCATGAATACTATGGTTCTAATATTGACTCTGTAAATAAGAAGCTTAAAGAACAGGTAGAAAACTCACATGTTCATGTACTGCTAAATGAGAATATCAATATCGGTGGAGTCAATTTTATTGGCTCAACCTTGTGGACTGATTTCAAACTGTTTGGAGAAAAAAAACAGCGTGAGTGCTCGTTTTATGCTGGTTCAAGAATCAATGACTATGAGCGTATTCGACTCAATGACAATGGTAAGTACCGCAAATTGAGAACTGCCGATACTCAAGGTTTTTTCGATAATTCAGTTAGCTTTATTGAAAAAACGCTAGCTAAAAATACCAACAACAAAACGGTGATCGTTACTCATCATGCACCGTCTGATAGATCAACACCGCAGCAGTACAAAGATGATTTACTGTCAGCCTCGTTTTCATCAAACCTTGAGAAACTTCTAGCGCAATATGACATTAACCTATGGGTACATGGGCACACACATCATAATGTCGATTACATGCTCTCTGGAACCCGAGTCGTTTCTAACCAGCGAGGTTATGCCAAGGTTGAAGAAAATACTTCATTTTGTGAAACATACACCATAGAGGTTTAA
- a CDS encoding peptide chain release factor family protein, with product MNINSDEIEITTCASPYDPPIGAHVGVRIRHLKLNIEVTSTDQKSQHKNHMVATENLKSELAKFELVKSRFEDIDEDDLIDGETFWRELNSGKYD from the coding sequence ATGAACATAAATTCGGACGAAATAGAAATTACCACTTGTGCCTCTCCTTACGATCCACCAATTGGCGCTCACGTAGGGGTTAGAATAAGGCATTTGAAGTTAAACATTGAAGTAACAAGCACAGACCAGAAATCGCAGCATAAAAATCATATGGTAGCGACGGAAAATCTTAAGTCAGAGTTAGCTAAATTTGAACTCGTCAAATCTCGCTTTGAGGATATAGATGAGGATGATTTAATAGATGGTGAAACATTTTGGCGTGAGCTTAACTCCGGAAAATATGATTAA